The Cyanobacteriota bacterium nucleotide sequence TGAAGACCCCAGCGCTGCGGATGCCTTTGCCGATCGCATGACTCACTTGATGACAGAATTTAACCAATACTGGCAAGGTGAAACATCTTATGATTTGGTAGTGAACCGGGCAGAGTTACGTAAATTTGACACAATGATG carries:
- a CDS encoding DUF1868 domain-containing protein, whose translation is EDPSAADAFADRMTHLMTEFNQYWQGETSYDLVVNRAELRKFDTMMHYYRQPDWASLEF